Proteins from a genomic interval of Neovison vison isolate M4711 chromosome 4, ASM_NN_V1, whole genome shotgun sequence:
- the NPBWR1 gene encoding neuropeptides B/W receptor type 1: MHNASFSELGPANTSCLGPALGCPNASSPPPPPPPLPPPLAVAVPVVYAVICAVGLAGNSAVLYVLLRAPRMKTVTNLFILNLAIADELFTLVLPINIADLLLQQWPFGELMCKLIVAIDQYNTFSSLYFLTVMSADRYLVVLATAESRRVAGRTYSAARAVSLAVWGLVTLVVLPFAVFARLDDEQGRRQCVLVFPQPEAFWWRASRLYTLVLGFAIPVSTICVFYSILLYRLRAIRLDSQAKALDRAKKRVTLLVVAILAVCLLCWTPYHLSTVVALTTDLPQTPLVIALSYFITSLSYANSCLNPFLYAFLDDSFRRSLRQLLACRAAA; encoded by the coding sequence ATGCACAACGCGTCATTTTCGGAGTTGGGGCCAGCCAACACGTCGTGCTTGGGCCCCGCGTTGGGCTGCCCCAACGCATCGagcccgccgccgcctccgccgccgctGCCTCCGCCGCTGGCGGTGGCGGTGCCCGTCGTCTACGCGGTGATCTGCGCGGTGGGGCTGGCGGGCAATTCGGCAGTGCTGTATGTGCTGCTGCGGGCGCCCCGCATGAAGACCGTCACCAACCTGTTTATCCTCAACCTGGCCATCGCGGACGAGCTCTTCACGCTCGTGCTGCCCATCAACATCGCTGACTTGCTGCTGCAGCAGTGGCCTTTTGGGGAGCTCATGTGCAAGCTCATCGTGGCCATCGACCAGTACAACACGTTCTCCAGCCTCTACTTCCTCACGGTCATGAGCGCCGACCGCTACCTGGTAGTGCTGGCCACCGCCGAGTCACGCCGGGTGGCGGGCCGCACGTATAGCGCCGCGCGCGCAGTGAGCCTGGCCGTGTGGGGACTCGTGACGCTGGTCGTTCTGCCCTTCGCGGTCTTCGCCCGGCTCGACGACGAGCAGGGCCGGCGCCAGTGCGTGCTGGTCTTCCCGCAACCAGAGGCCTTCTGGTGGCGGGCAAGCCGCCTCTATACGCTTGTGCTCGGCTTCGCCATCCCCGTGTCCACCATCTGCGTTTTCTACAGCATCCTGCTGTACCGACTGCGCGCCATACGGCTGGACAGCCAAGCCAAGGCTCTGGATCGCGCTAAGAAGCGGGTGACTCTCTTGGTGGTGGCGATTCTGGCCGTGTGCCTCCTCTGCTGGACGCCCTACCACCTGAGCACCGTGGTGGCGCTCACTACTGACCTCCCTCAGACGCCTCTTGTCATCGCGCTTTCCTACTTCATCACCAGCTTGAGTTACGCCAACAGCTGCCTCAACCCCTTTCTCTATGCCTTCCTGGACGACAGCTTCCGCAGGAGCCTTCGCCAGCTGCTGGCCTGCCGGGCTGCCGCTTaa